ACAGCATCTTCTGCACTTCGGTAAGCTGTATCATTTTCTTCTGTCAGATTTGAAAGTTCTTCTTGTAATGCCGTAATATTTTCCGAACGACTTACAACCTCTGCCTGCAACTGCAAAAACATAACACTGATACATACTGCAAAAATTGCTGCTCCTGTCAGAAAGACAGCATATACAGGACTTATACTCTGTGCACGTTTTCGATTTTTACGCACCTGACGACTAGCTTTCGCACTCTGCTTTTTCGGCTTTTCTATCTGCTTTGGCACTGTTTCCGGCTGCAAAGCTGCACTTCCATAGACATACATTCTTCTGTGCTGTCCAGCATAATATTCTGCTTTACTATACGTCTTCATACGTCCTATATCTGCCATTGCTTTTTGCCTTTCTCTTTCACCAGGCTCTCCCCTCCTGATGAAATTCTATTTGATATACTCCCTTTATTTTGCTAACAGCGTTCAAAAATACGTAACTTTGCACTTTTAGAACGGCTGTTATACTCTAATTCTTCTTCACTTGGAAGAATTGGTTTCCTTGTAATGACCTTTCCTTTTGAAACATTTCCACATACACATACCGGAAAATGCGATGGACATATGCAAGGATTTTCATTTTTTCGAAATGCACTTTTCACAATTCTGTCTTCCAAAGAATGAAATGTGATAATGCATATTCTTCCACCAGGATTAAGCATCTCGATCATATCATCAAGCGATTCCCTTAAAACATCCAATTCTCTGTTCAACTCAATACGAATTGCCTGAAATGTTCTCTTTGATGGGTGTCCTGCTGTCTTTTGAAATTTCATTGGGATTGCATGACGAATAATCTCGTTAAGCTGTCCCGTTGTCTCAATCGGTGCTTTTTGACGCTCTATTACGATATGCTTTGCAATATTTTTCGCAAACTTGTCCTCTCCATAGTCACGAATCACCCTGAAAAGATCTGCTTCGCTATACGTATTCACGATTTCTCGTGCTGTCAGCTGCTGTCTTTGATCCATTCGCATATCTAACGGAGCATCTACTCGATAAGAAAATCCTCTTTCTGCAGTATCCAGCTGATATGACGATACTCCCAGATCGATCACAATACCATCAACTTTATCTACACCAATTTCATGAAGCCGTGACTTCATCTCACAATAATTGCTTCTTATTATTGTAACCTTCTCCCCAAAGTCACGTAATCTTTCGCTTGCAGCTTCTATTGCTGCTGCATCTTGATCTATACCTATAAATCTCCCCTGTTCGTTCAGACGACTGCAAACTTCAAATGCATGTCCACCTCCGCCTAACGTTCCGTCTACATAGATTCCGTCTGGTTTAATTGCCAGACCATCTACTGTTTCTTCAAGTAATACTGATTTGTGTTTAAATGCCATATCTTCCTCCATCTTTTCGCATTATATTACCAGCTCTTATGATCGCCGTTCGTCATAACCGTGCAAACACGCTCCTGACTCACTACTACTCATTATATCCTGATTCCAATTGCTTCCATTCGTTCTGCAATTGCATCCAAATCTTCTTCGCTGACCATACTGCGTTCTTCCCAAAGTCCTTTATCCCAGATTTCTACACGATCTTGAACTCCCACAAGAACAACGTCCTTTTCAAGATGTGCTGCTTTTCTGAGTGACGGCGGTACTAAAACTCTCCCTTGTTTATCGAAACTGCCCTCTGAAGCACTTCCAAAGAAATATCTCTTGAATATTCTGGCATCCTTATTCATCCGTGGTAAGGTTTCCAGTTCTGCTACAAATTTGTTCCACTCATCTTGAGAGTACACAAATAAACAACCTTCCAGTCCATTGCAGATTACAAAGCTATCGCCCAAATCTTCACGTAACTTGGCTGGTATAATCAATCGGCCTTTTTCATCTATGCTGTGATTAAACTCTCCTAGTAACATTAAGAACTCCTTTTTAGAATTTATGGGCTCCACTTTTCTCCCACTTTATTCCACAATTCACCACTTCCTACCACTTAGAACCATTGTAAACCACTTCCCACCCTTTTTCAACCCCTTATTTTGTGAAAAAATTAGAACTAAAAAAATCCACTGGACCTTTTTGTCGTATACACGGCAATAAAAAAAGACAGAAAAGATTTTTTTCTTCTCTGTCTCTTCTTTACTTCTTATCTTACTGAGAAATTGTTGATAAATAACTGTTAATCGCATCATAATTAACTGAAGCAACTTCTCTTTCCTGCTTTGACTCATATGTATCATATGCAGAATATCCTAACCATCCGACTAATGCCAAGCCTGCCAGCGACAATACACAGGTTCTTACAACACCCATAACTCTCTGTTTGCGGATATTCTTTTTTCTATTTGCTTTTTCCTGTTTATATCGATCTACTTTCTCCTGACTCATATAAACCTTCCTTTCATCTATTAAATCGCAACGATGATACCACCATCATTTGCATACATAGAACTTATTCCGGCTGTATCCACGATGATGCTCTTCTTTACTTCCATCTTCTCTAATAATATTTTTTCAAAATCTTTTGCTCTCTGTTCACAATTACAATGTGAAATTGCCAGCACTTTTTCTCTTGCATTCTCTGTTTCCTGTTCAACATAATCTGCCATCTTAACTAATGCCTTCTTCATTCCACGAGCCTGCGCTTTCTGACAAATCGTACCTTCCGGTGTTGATCCCATAACTGGTTTTATGTTCAATGCGCCTGCAACCAGTGCTTTGATTCCTGTTAATCTTCCATTCTTACGAAGTGTATCCAGATTCTCCAGTACAAAATAAGTATGCTGCCCTTCTATATAAGCTTCTACTGTATCGATCACTGTCTGAAAATCCATTCCGGCCTCTTCACACTCCTGAATCTTTAATGCGATCAATGTCTCACCTATGGATGCTGAACGAGAATTAAATACATAGATGTCTTTTTCTCCATACTCTTCAAAGTACAAATTTCTTCCTAACTGAGCACTGTTATAAGAACCACTGAGCTCTGCCGATAATGTAACTACATAAATATGATCTGCATCACAATTATACTTCGCCAGATATTGCTCCGGTGAAGGACAAGAAGACTTTGGACTTTCCGGACATTCAGCAACTTTCTTTAAAAAATCTGCCTGATCAAATGTCTCATCATCTATAATATGATATTCTCCCACCTGCATAGTCAATGCGGCTGATACGAACATTCCGCTCTGTTTCATCTCATCTGTCAGTTCTCCGCAACTGTCAACAATCACTCTATAACTCATTGTAGTTCCTCCCAAATCACACTGTGTGTGATAAATTTCTATCACATGTAGTTTTTAATACTACATTATAATATACCATACTTTTGAGTGATTGAAAAGAGCTTTTTCATTCCATTTTTGGAAACCCATCTTATTACGTTACTGTTCACAGTAACTGTGAACAGTAACCTTATTGCTTCAATTTAATTTTACGAGATATTCCAAGTGCAATTCCCATCTCTGTCATAAGAAACAAAATCGACGTACCTCCATAACTGATAAACGGTAATGTAACTCCCGTTGTCGGCATCATATTGGTCACTACGGCAATATTTAAAATAACCTGAAGCGAAATATGTGCAAAGATTCCACTTGCGACTAATGAACCATAGAGATCCGGCGCATTCTTTGCAATAAACATCAAGCGATATAAAAGTAGACCAAACAGTACGAGAACGACAATTACGCCGAACACGCCCAGCTCCTCGCATACAATTGTCAGAATCATATCATTTTGCACTTCGGGAATTACCCCCAGCTTTTGCGTACTATTTCCAAGACCTTTCCCAAAAAATCCACCGGATCCAATTGCATACAATCCCTGCATTACTTGAAATCCACCTTCATCTGCATGATTTTCCGGATCAAGCCAGGTGATTATTCGTCGCAGACGGAAGTTTTCACTACTTGAAATATTTGCCGAAAGATATGAAAGTCCAACCACAACAACTACAGCTCCTGCAGCAATCAGCTGCAAAAATGGTTTTATCTTAGGATGTGCAACAAAGATTAATATCCCGGTAATCCCCGCAACAATAATCGCTGTACTTAAGTTATCTGTCAGAACCATTACACCACCTGCTGCAACTGCTCCAACTACACAAACTCGTTCAATCCCTTTCTTTGACTGAATCTTAGGACCCAGCCTGCAGATTTCATAAGGGATTAACAAAATAACTGCAATTTTGGCAATTTCTGATGGCTGTAATGTCATCTTGCCGGGAAGCTGAAGCCATCTTCTTGATCCATATGCTTCTACTCCAAGAGGTGTTTTTACCAGCAGCATCAAAAACAAGGAAATATAATAAATCTGCCAGGAAAAAGCACCATACACATGATAGTCTAATTTTGATACAAACAACATAAAAGCAAAACTAACCGCACTTATAATTGCCTGCTTTGAAAAATAGAACATATCATTTCCAAAATCCGCATTTGCACTATATGCACTTGTACTATAAAGCATCACCAGTCCAAAACACATTAAGAAAACCAGAATCATTAATAAATCATAGTCAAAATATTGCGGATTCTGAACAAATAATTTAGACCATTGAAAGCTTTTCTTATTTGGTCTTACAGTTCCATTCTCCATATCAACATCCCCTGTTTATTCAAATCATCTTGCTGCCATTTCCGGATGAACCGGTTTGCCATGTTCAAAATATCTGTCATACCATACAAGGAAAATATAAACTGTCCAGATTTTTCTGCTATTGTCTGTTTTTTCATTTTTATTCTTTCCATTCTTATGGTCGTCTAACATTTTGATCAGAAGTTCTGTATTAAAGAATTTGTTTGCTGCTTCTGACTGAAACATCTCTTTTACTCGGTTATAATACTTATCCTCTTTTAGCCAAACACGCGTTGGAATTGGGAATCCCAGTTTTTTCTTTTCTGCTGTCTTACTGCGAATCACTTTTTCAGCTGCTCCTCGCAGTGCTACTTTGGTCTTTGGTGCACGTACTTTATAATCTAATGGCAATGTTTCTGCAAGCTCCAGTACTTTTTTATCCAAAAACGGAACACGGACCTCCAGAGAATTTGCCATTCCCATCTTATCACCTTTCATCAAAATATCATGAACCAACCAAAGATGCATATCAACATACTGCATTTTTGTCACCGGATCTTTTCCCTGTACACGTTCATACAATGGTTTTGTCACTTTTTGAATCTGAGGTTCACAGCCCTTCTTTAAAATTTTATTTGCTTCACGTTCCGTAAAAATATTCGTTGCATTTGCAAAATAACGCTCTTCTAAGGTTTTTCCATGACGCATTAAAAAGCCTCTTCCCTTTGTTCCTCTAGGCAGGCAGTATTCTGCAAATTTGCCAAGCGCTCTTCGAATCGGCATTGGAATCTTATTAAAGCTCGTATGTTCCAATGGTTCACAATAAATATTATAACCGCCAAACAGCTCGTCTGACCCTTCTCCCGAAAGCACAACCTTTACTTTTTTCGAAGCTTCCTCACTCAAGAAATATAATGCAATTGCTGCCGGATCTGCTACCGGCTCATCCATATAATACTGAATATCAGATAATTTATCCCAATATTCCTCCGGACTGATTACTTTTGCATCGTTTTGCATATTAATACTTGCAGCAAATTCTTTTGCATCCTGGATCTCGCTGTATTTTCCTTCATCAAAACCAACTGTAAATGTACGGTCAACCTGACCTAAATAGGTTAAATAACTGGAGTCTACACCACTTGAAAGATAGGAAGCAACTTCTACATCACTGATCTTATGCATCTCTACAGATTCTTTCATCACTGCTTCAATATCATCTACGATTTCTTCAAATGATTTTGTCGTATCTCCTGTAAAATTCGGTTCAAAATAACGTGTAATCTCCATCTTTTCATTTTCATAAGTAAAGTAATGTCCCGGCTGTAAGCAGAAAACACCTTTAAAAAATGTCTCATTTGTCGGAACAAACTGAAATGACAAATAATTTCCAAGTGCATCTTCATTAAAAATCTTATCAAATTTCGGATGCTCCATAAAAGATTTAATTTCTGAACCAAACATCAATGTTCCATTCATCTGTGCATAATACATTGGTTTAATCCCAAAAATATCTCTTGCCCCAAATAGTTTTTTTGTTTTTGTATCCCAGATTACAAACGCATACATACCTCTCAGACGTTCTACCAGGCTTTCTCCCCATTCTTCATAACCATGTATCAATGTCTCGGAATCTGTATTCGACACAAATACATGTCCTGCTTCCACTAATTCTTTTCTCAGTTCCTGATAATTGTAGATTTCCCCATTAAATACAAGTACCTTACTTCTGTCTTCGTTATATAATGGCTGGTCGCCAACTTCAGAAAGGTCGATAATACTCAGACGTCGAAACCCCAGCGCCGCATCTTCATCCACATATTTTCCTTCGCTGTCCGGTCCTCTGTGAATAATCGTATTCATCATATTTTCCAGAACCTCTTCACGATTTTCAACCTCTCCTACAAATCCTGCAAATCCACACATATAGTCTTTGTCTCCTTTTGTTGTATCCTGTTTGCTCGTTGTTCTTATTATTTTTACATATAATTCGTTCCTTATTATAGCTTTTTTTCTATCTAAAAACAACTTTTTTCTTTTTATGCCCTTATCTTCATTTCTTTTCACAAAACTTTTCATGAAAAAGAATACATTTTCTCCATGCAATAGGAAATTGTCTGTTCCACACTCAATCCATTTTCTATCGGTCTTTGTATAATAACTAATTTTGTGCCTGTTTTTTGCGCTGCTTCAATCTTTTCATCAAAGCCACCTGCTTTTCCCGATTCTTTTGTCACCAGATATGCTGCTTCTGTATAATGAAGCAAAGCAATATTCATTTCTGTTGAAAATGGTCCCTGCATAGCGATTAAATGTCTGCCTTCAAATCCTAGTTTGGCCGCATCTGTCATAGAGTTTTTTGTTGAAAGCACACGCGCATAACATCTGTCTTGATAATCCTTAAGCTGAGTATATTTTTGAAGTTCTTTTCCGCCTGTCGTAATTAATATGTTTCCTTTCGTCTCCTGCAAATAAGAAACTGCTTTATCGACATTCTCTGCCCAGACACAATTTTCATTTTCAAATGCTTCATTTTCCGCTTCTCTGACACAACGGATATATTTTATTTTTCCATTCTCGCATGCTTTCTGTATATTTTCTGTCACCACTCTTGCAAATGGATGGGTTGCATCGATCACAATATCTATCTTATATAGATTTAAAAATTCTTGAATTTCTTCACGATCCATTCTCCCTGCTATAATCTCAGCTTCGGACTGTTCTTCTGCACACACTTTTCCATACTCAGTTGCAACGCTGACATAAACCTTTGCCGGCAGTCTGCACACTGCTTTTGCGATTTGATTTCCTTCTGTTGTTCCGGAAAATATCAAAATCCTGCACATTTCCAATTCTTCTTTATCGTTCTTATCCACGCCAAAACCTGTTCTTTCTTAAAATAAAACTTCCATCTTTTTCTGTACAATAGCTACCGTCATACCATCCAATTTCAGTTTATCTAATATCATCCTTCCATCCGGGCAACAATATTTTGCAGCTCTCTCACATACATTATCCACACCGGTAACCGATGCCACAAATTCTGAACTACTACTAACACACTCTACTTTTTTCAGCTTTTCTACTGAATATGTCAAAAATGGAATTTGATAGTTCTCCGACAGTTTTTTTATCGCCGGTTCTTCTTTCTTTAGATCAATACTTGCAAACGCTAAAATTTCAGCCAAATCTATTTGAACTTGTGCTAATGCTAACTGAAGTCCTTTTTCTAATTTTATATAAGATATGTTTTTTCTACACCCAAGACCTATAACATATGTTTTCGCAAGCAAATATAATCTGTTCGATTTTTGATTTTCTTCTTTTTTTTGAGCTGTCACAATAATTCCATATTCAAATTTATCCAATTCTCTTTCTGATTCACAACACACGACTTCTTTCGGCACTTTCCCTTTGTAACCAAGTTCACTGTAAAATCCTATCTTTTTTTCTTCTAAAACAGCTGCCGAAATTTCTTTTGCCAGTTTTCTGTCTGTAATTTGCAGTCTGTTTTTCTTTGCAAACACATCTACTGCAAATTTCTTCTGTACATCTGTCGCTGTCGTAATAACCGGCATTGCACCCATACAGTTTTCTATCATGTGCGCAAGCTCTATTCCCCCTCCGACATGACCAGATAGGACTGGTATGCAATACTGTGCTTTTTCATCCATCACCAATACTGCAGAATCTGAATATTTATCTTTCACCCACGGAGCGATCAAACGCACTGCAATCCCTATTGCACCAATAAAAATAAAATCTTCTTTCCCCCATTTTTTCCCAATCCATAAAGACAAATATTCTGGCATGGGTTCTAAATCACACTCTACGGAAAAACGTTTTATCGTATATCCAATGCAATCATACTCTTGTTCTGTTAAATAGCTGCACAGCTCTTTATTTTTTTGACTTCCTTTTTTTGTAAAACTTAATACGTTAATTTTCTTATTCATCTCTGTATATATTCTGAAAATCCTCCTTTTGCATACCATATGCAAAAGGAGGGTTTATTGTAATCATTCTATATTTTACTTACTTTATAAACATCGCATCCCCGAACGAGAAAAAGCGATATCTTTCTTTTACTGCTTCTTCATAAGCTGCCATCACATGTTCTTTTCCGGCAAGTGCAGACACTAACATAATCAATGTTGATTCTGGAAGATGGAAATTTGTGATCAGGCAATCTAACATTTTAAATTTATATCCCGGATAAATAAATATTTCTGTCCATCCACTGCATGGCTTCAAATGACCGGTTTCATCTGCTGCTGACTCAATCGTACGACAGCTTGTTGTTCCTACACAAATAACACGCCCCGCTCCATCTTTGGCACGATTAATTTTTTCAGCTGCTTCTTCATCTACCTGATAAAATTCAGAATGCATATGATGTTCTGTGACATCTTCTACTTTTACCGGACGGAATGTTCCAAGCCCAACGTGTAAAGTCACACGTGCAATATCAACACCCTTTTCCTGAATTGCATCCAGAAGCTCTGCTGTGAAATGCAATCCTGCAGTCGGAGCTGCAGCAGACCCCTCGTTTTTTGCGTATACAGTATTATAACGATTACGATCCTGCAACTGATGTGTGATATATGGTGGCAGCGGCATCTCGCCAAGCTGATCCAGAACCTCTTCAAAAATTCCTTCATAATGGAATTTTATCAGTCGGTTTCCTTCCTCTACCACTTCGATAACTTCTCCAATCAGCAATCCGTTACCAAAGCTCACCTGTGCTCCGACTTTCATCTTTTTGCCAGGTTTTACAAGTGTCTCCCAAACGTCTTTTTCTTTACGTTTTAATAAGAGTACTTCTATCTTTGCTCCTGTACCAATCTTTTCACCGATCAGTCTCGCCGGAATTACCTTTGTATCATTAATCACGAGACAATCTCCCGGATTCAGATAATCAATAATTTCTTTAAATATATGATGCTCTGTCTTACCTGTTTCTTTATCTAATATAAGCAGGCGAGAACTAGAGCGATCCTCCAGAGGATCCTGAGCAATCAGTTCCTCTGGCAGATCATAATAAAAATCACTTGTTTTCAATGACTTGTCCCTTCTCTTTCTTATTTACGAAGTTCAATTCCCATTTCTTCCAATGCTTTTAAGATCTTGTTCATCGCTGTTGTAATATCAGCCTCTTCCAAAGTCTTATCTTTTGCACGGAACACAATTGAATATGCAACAGACTTAAATCCTTCTTTAATCTGAGCCCCTTCATACAAATCAAACAAAGCAAAACTTTCCAGATAATTTCCACCTTTTTTTGCAATAACATCTTCAATCTGTCCAACCAGGATTTCTTTTGGTACTACCATACTCAAATCACGGGAAACCGCAGGATATTTTGCAATACCTGTATATTTTCTGTCAAATGTTGCATATTCCAGAACAACTGGCATATCAATCACTGCGACATATGCTCTTTCTCCGATTCCATAAGTATCAGCAACATCCGGGTGAACTTCTCCCAAATATCCAACCACTTTTCCATCATACAAGATATTTGCCTGTCTTCCTGGATGCAGATAAGATTTTCCTGCATTTGGATCGTAGCTTTCACGTCCCTTCATTCCAATCTTCTCAAAGAACTCTTCTACAACACCTTTCATATTGAAGAAATCTCCATCCCCATACATACCAAGAGTAAACTGCATTCTTTCATCCGGGAGTTCTGTAAGTGGAAGCTTTTCTGGAATATAAACATTTCCAAGCTCATACAGACGTACATTTTTATTTCTTCTGTTATAGTTTGTAGCAAGTGAAGTTAACATTCCGTTAAGAGATGTTGTTCTCATAATGCTATAATCTTCACCAAGTGGATTCATAATCTCGATTGCCTGACGCAATGGTGAATCTGCCGGAAGTAATAATTTATCAAACACTTTCGGACTTTCAAATGAATATGACATTCCCTGGCTAAATCCACAGAATTCTGCAATATCTCTTGCGACCTGTTCTACTCTCAGTTTAAATGTCAGCTTACCTGTTGTTGCCTCTCCATTTGGAAGTGTTGTAGGAATGTTATCATATCCATAAAATCTTGCCACTTCTTCTGCAAGGTCTGCAAGACGGAATAAATCATGACGGAATGTAGGTGCGATCACTTCGTTTGTATCTGCATCATATTCCAAATCAATCTTCGCAAAATATGCCAGCATATCTTCTTTTGAAATGTCTGTTCCTAACATTCTGTTGATTCTATTTTCATCAAATGGTACACGAACAGGTTCTTTCTTCTTACTGTATACGTCAACTGTTCCGCCTACAACTTCTCCTGCGCCCAGTTCTTCAATCAACTGACATGCACGGTCAATTGCCGCTTTTGCATTGTTTGGATCCAGTCCTTTTTCAAATTTTCCTGAAGCATCTGTACGAAGTCCGACTCTCTTACTTGATTTACGAATGTTTACTCCATCAAAACATGCCGCTTCGAAAAGCATTGTCTTTACATCATCTGTGATCATTGAGTTTTCTCCACCCATGATACCCGCAATACCTACTGCCTTCTCGCCATCGCAAATCATAAGAACATCTTTATCCATCTGACGCTCCTGTCCGTCTAATGTAACAAACTTCTGTCCGTCTTCTGCATTTTTAACAACAATCTCATGACCTGCAAGTGTATCAAGATCATATGCATGCATCGGCTGGCCATACTCTTCCATCACATAGTTTGTGATATCTACAAGGTTATTAATCGGACGGATTCCAACTGATGCAAGTCTTCTCTGCATCCATTCTGGAGATGGTCCGATTTTAATATTTTTAACAACTCTTGCACAATAGCGTGAACAAAGCTCTGTATTTTCTACAGTTACCTTTACATAATCATTAACATCTTCCTGATTACCTGTCTCTGTTACAACCGGTGGTTTAAATTCTTTATTAAATGTCGCTGCTGCTTCTCTTGCGATACCAACAACACTGTAGCAATCTACACGATTTGATGTGATTTCGTACTCAAATACAACATCATGAAGTCCAAGTACTTCTACTGCATCTGCCCCAACTTCTACATCATCTTTGAAAATATAAATACCATTTTCCGGAGCTTCCGGATACATATCTTTTGTAGAACCAAGTTCCTCGATTGAACACATCATACCGAAGCTTTCTACTCCACGAAGTTTTCCTTTTTTGATTTTAATTCCGCCCTCTACTCTTTGTCCAGGCTCGTGACCTCCTGCAACGCGTCCTCCATCAAGAACTACCGGTACCTTTGCACCTTCAAATACATTATGGGCACCTGTTACAATCTGAATCTGCTCTGTTCCTACATTTACCTGACAGATTATCAGTTTATCTGCATCTGGATGCTTTTCAATCTTATCAATCTGACCTACAACAATCTTATCCAGATCTGCATCTAATTTTTCAAATCCCTCTACCTTTGTTCCTGATAAAGTCATTGCGTCTGTATATTCCTGCGCTGTGACATCCAAATCTGGCACATACGCTTTAATCCATGATAATGAAGTATTCATGTTTTAAATCTCCTTTTTATTATTTCATTATTCGCTTATTGTTCTGTTCGCCAAAAACAATTTTCCTCTTTATTTATGTTTGTTTTACCTGCCAACTAGAATTGTTTCAAGAAACGAATATCATTTTCATATA
This Ruminococcus hominis DNA region includes the following protein-coding sequences:
- the pheT gene encoding phenylalanine--tRNA ligase subunit beta — translated: MNTSLSWIKAYVPDLDVTAQEYTDAMTLSGTKVEGFEKLDADLDKIVVGQIDKIEKHPDADKLIICQVNVGTEQIQIVTGAHNVFEGAKVPVVLDGGRVAGGHEPGQRVEGGIKIKKGKLRGVESFGMMCSIEELGSTKDMYPEAPENGIYIFKDDVEVGADAVEVLGLHDVVFEYEITSNRVDCYSVVGIAREAAATFNKEFKPPVVTETGNQEDVNDYVKVTVENTELCSRYCARVVKNIKIGPSPEWMQRRLASVGIRPINNLVDITNYVMEEYGQPMHAYDLDTLAGHEIVVKNAEDGQKFVTLDGQERQMDKDVLMICDGEKAVGIAGIMGGENSMITDDVKTMLFEAACFDGVNIRKSSKRVGLRTDASGKFEKGLDPNNAKAAIDRACQLIEELGAGEVVGGTVDVYSKKKEPVRVPFDENRINRMLGTDISKEDMLAYFAKIDLEYDADTNEVIAPTFRHDLFRLADLAEEVARFYGYDNIPTTLPNGEATTGKLTFKLRVEQVARDIAEFCGFSQGMSYSFESPKVFDKLLLPADSPLRQAIEIMNPLGEDYSIMRTTSLNGMLTSLATNYNRRNKNVRLYELGNVYIPEKLPLTELPDERMQFTLGMYGDGDFFNMKGVVEEFFEKIGMKGRESYDPNAGKSYLHPGRQANILYDGKVVGYLGEVHPDVADTYGIGERAYVAVIDMPVVLEYATFDRKYTGIAKYPAVSRDLSMVVPKEILVGQIEDVIAKKGGNYLESFALFDLYEGAQIKEGFKSVAYSIVFRAKDKTLEEADITTAMNKILKALEEMGIELRK